DNA from Paraburkholderia sp. ZP32-5:
GTCGCGGACAACCCCGGCATCTCGTATAACCCGCTGTTCCTGTATGGCGGCGTCGGTCTGGGCAAGACCCACCTGATTCACGCGATCGGCAACCAGCTGCTGATGGACAAGGCCGGCGCGCGGATCCGCTATATCCACGCGGAACAATATGTGTCCGACGTGGTAAAGGCCTACCAGCGCAAGGCGTTCGACGACTTCAAGCGCTACTACCACTCGCTCGATCTGCTGCTGATCGACGATATTCAGTTCTTTTCCGGCAAGTCGCGCACGCAAGAGGAATTCTTCTACGCGTTCGAGGCGCTGGTTGCGAACAAGGCGCAGGTCATTATCACCAGCGATACCTACCCGAAAGAGATATCGGGTATCGACGATCGCCTGATCTCGCGCTTCGACTCCGGCCTCACCGTCGCGATCGAGCCGCCCGAGCTCGAAATGCGCGTCGCGATTCTGATGCGCAAGGCGCAATCGGAGTTCGTGAGCCTGAACGAGGACGTCGCGTTCTTCGTCGCGAAGCACTTGCGCTCGAACGTGCGTGAGCTGGAAGGCGCGCTGCGCAAGATCCTCGCGTATTCGAAGTTCCACGGTCGCGAAATCACGATCGAGCTGACGAAAGAAGCGCTGAAAGACCTGCTGACGGTGCAGAATCGGCAGATTTCGGTGGAGAACATCCAGAAGACCGTCGCTGATTTCTACAGCATCAAGGTCGCGGATATGTATTCGAAGAAGCGTCCGGCGAATATCGCGCGGCCGCGACAGATCGCGATGTATCTGGCCAAGGAGCTGACGCAGAAGAGCCTGCCGGAAATCGGCGAGCTGTTCGGCGGGCGCGACCATACGACGGTGCTGCACGCGGTGCGCAAGATCGCCGACGAGCGCAGCAAGGACGCGCAACTGAACCATGAACTGCACGTGCTGGAGCAGACGCTGAAGGGCTAAGTGCGGTGGCCGAAAACGGCTGAAAGCACCGCGGATAGGGCAACGGCCACGTCAGCGGCGAAAAGGCGAAAGGCGGAAAGCTAAAAAGCGGTCTGCGGAACGTGCAGAGACCGCCGGGCGTGGCAACCGTGGAGAGCGAAGGCAGAAAAAGGCGGCGAAACGAGGTGAAAGCGGACCGACGCTGGCCGGAAACCGGCCCGGCAAACTTCCCACCAAATGAGCCGCCCAGCGGACCGAAGCAAAAACCCGCGAGCAATCCGGAAAACACCCGGGAAAATCGACCTGTTTATTCCCGAACTCGCCCCCAATTTAGTGAGGCGGTCCCGTTTTCAGGCACAATACAGGTTTAACCGCCCGGCGGCCACGGGCGGATTTCACGCCGTGTCGGGCGCTCCCGTGGCGCCGGCGGGGAGCCGCGGCTGCATGCCGGAGAAGCCTGTCCTGTAAGGCGTGCAGGCCGTTATATCAACGAAGGAACCCTATGCAACTGGTCAAGACCGAACGCGATAACCTCCTCAGGCCGCTGCAAACCGTGAGCGGCATCGTCGAACGCCGCCATACGTTGCCGATCCTCGCCAATTTGCTGATCACCAAGAACGGTCCGGACGTCTCGTTCCTGTCGACCGACCTCGAGTTGCAGATCACCACGCGCGCCGATTTTGGCGTGGGCAACGATTCGGTCGCGACCACGGTGGCAGCACGCAAGCTCCTCGACATTCTGCGTGCGATGCCCGACGGCCAGGTCACGCTCACGTTGAACGACAAGCGTCTGACCGTGCAATCCGGCAAGAGCCGCTTTGCGCTGCAAACGCTCGCCGCCGACGAATTCCCGACCGTCGCTCAGGCTAAAGACTACGGCGCAAGCCTCGTGGTTCCGCAGAAAACCTTCCGCCAGTTGCTCGGCATGGTCCATTTCTCGATGGCCCAGCAGGATATCCGCTACTACCTGAACGGCATGCTGCTGGTGGTCGACGGCGACCAGCTGATGGCGGTCGCGACCGACGGCCACCGCCTCGCGTTCTCGTCGATGAAGATCGAAGGTTCGTTCGCGCGCCAGGAAGTGATCATTCCGCGCAAGACGATTCTC
Protein-coding regions in this window:
- the dnaA gene encoding chromosomal replication initiator protein DnaA, which gives rise to VADNPGISYNPLFLYGGVGLGKTHLIHAIGNQLLMDKAGARIRYIHAEQYVSDVVKAYQRKAFDDFKRYYHSLDLLLIDDIQFFSGKSRTQEEFFYAFEALVANKAQVIITSDTYPKEISGIDDRLISRFDSGLTVAIEPPELEMRVAILMRKAQSEFVSLNEDVAFFVAKHLRSNVRELEGALRKILAYSKFHGREITIELTKEALKDLLTVQNRQISVENIQKTVADFYSIKVADMYSKKRPANIARPRQIAMYLAKELTQKSLPEIGELFGGRDHTTVLHAVRKIADERSKDAQLNHELHVLEQTLKG
- the dnaN gene encoding DNA polymerase III subunit beta — translated: MQLVKTERDNLLRPLQTVSGIVERRHTLPILANLLITKNGPDVSFLSTDLELQITTRADFGVGNDSVATTVAARKLLDILRAMPDGQVTLTLNDKRLTVQSGKSRFALQTLAADEFPTVAQAKDYGASLVVPQKTFRQLLGMVHFSMAQQDIRYYLNGMLLVVDGDQLMAVATDGHRLAFSSMKIEGSFARQEVIIPRKTILELQRLLEDIDDTLKIDIAQTQVKFTFGQVELVSKLVEGKFPDFQRVIPKSHKNKFQIGREELQRSLQRAAILTSDKFKGVRCIVEPGQLKIMSTNADQEEAQEELEIAYDGDSVDIGFNVTYLLDVLANLKVDMLQVSLGDASSSALITIPENDEFKYVVMPMRI